TGGGCCTTTTGTTGGGTAGACTATTGAGGAAGTCTTGGGGAATTCAAATGTGTTCCAGAAAACCCTAAATTTTGGGTTGTAAacaggatagaggagagaaaaagCACATAACACCAAGTCTCAGCATTCCCTATGTGGAATATCATGTATGTACTGATAACTATTGTTATCAGAGAGCACATGACAATGCCTTGTCACAAAGCCCAGGTGAGGTAAATGACATACTGTACCTGTGCCAAGGTTCTCCTGCTCTTTAGAGGGCGTGGCTGACAGGTAGATGTAGGATTTGAGCTTTTCCTGCTGAATGGCCTGCGTGTCGATGCGTACCGCCTTGTTCAAGGAAACCACCTCGTATGTGATAAACATGCAACCCCTGAGAGAGGAATGAAGCCAAGATATACAGTAGTTAGAGCAGATAGGTCTCCATACCCAATGAACCCAACCTAAAATAacttgtgtttgtatgtgaagtGGTTATCTTCACCTACCCCAATATGACAGCTCCGGTCATCTTTGCAATTTTCCCTGAAATCAAAACATAAGACAAAtatgttatttttttaataaCTAAGGATATTAAAGAATTCCAGATGATTACACATTATGTGGGTGTATCAGCTATTTGATAAGTGATCATATTTCGTTATTGAGTGTGGATTGTGAAGGGGGACAGCACAGTCCCATAACATACTGATGTCCCTCCACGGCAGCACCTTCTTCACACCAGGGCCAGAGGTGGTGCTCAGCCTCCTGCAGCGTATCAGACGGAGTGCAGCCACAGACATCCTCTATTTACACACATTCACCCAGAGAGACATCAAAAGAGCCAGTTAACATAGCTTCAGCACTATTACCGCAAATGGCTGAGAGAAACTAAACTACAGTACCCTGAAGAGCCGTATCAATGTATGTGAAAGTTACATTGATGTATTTATTCATAGTTTCAGATTAGATGTTGTGATAGCCTCATGGCGCAAGAGATATGACAGGTTAGCCAGCAAGCTACCGTtgtctagttagctagctagctaccatagACATGTCAAGGTGCCTGGCTCTGGTAGGTAACGTTAACAtgaaactagctaacgttagctagccagccagccaatgcAATGTTCCCATTAGAAAGAGCAACCATTTATTTTGCCGATGGGTAGTTCTTTGATTAGACAAACATCCAGTCTGTGATATGATTGAGCAATCGGATCAACTTGGGTCACGCGTACCTACagtaactagccagctagctaaaaaaACGTGGGAAAATGTAACGTTAATTATACAGCTGAAGTTAGCTAACGTAGCGTAACAAACAAACATGAGATTGTAAGACTTGTAACCAGGCTTGAAGTGATGGTGTAGTTTGCTAGACATTATACAAATGTACCTTATTTCGAAGATTTAATTTGTGTATTTTGAATGGCTAGTAGAGAGCTTCTTCTTCAACGACCCCAACCTGTCAGCTGTGTTGTGAAAAAATGAACTGCGCCAGTCTCATGTAACAAACGTCACTTACCGTAGTTACCTCAAAGCATAAAACATTTCTTTCCAGATCTCCAACTACCGTAATGGTCATTAAACACGAATTATACAAAATAATGAAGAGAGTGCCTAATTATATGACACGTGCATTTGTTATGTCTGATGTCGAAACGTAACGCATGTAAAATATTAAATACCTCCCAAATGCAGTGTTAAACTGTGTCTGAGGTTTATATTTAGTAAAATGACAAGGGGAATGTGTTCATTTGAATGTAATGCTCGTTTTATTATTTAAAAGTGTAACATGAATTGCATCATTCATGTCACGAGTGTGTCCCAAAGTTGATGCGTTTATTGATCCCGTCGCCACTCTGTAAGTCACCCATTTATTTTGACCCCTATGCCTAAACTTAAATATTCTTCTGCTGGTCTgtcacagtggaggctgctgaggggagaatggctcataataatggtcggaatggagcaaatggaatggcatcaaacacctggaaaccatgtgtttgatgtatttgataccattccactgattctgctccagtcattaccacgagcccgttctccgcAATGaacgtgccaccaacctcctatgGCTGGTCAATATCCACTaatttaaatgttattttttttctttcaattgaacctttatttaactaagcaagtcagttaagaacaaattcttatttacaatgacggcctacactttaaatgggcaatctgggattcaaaTATCAATAAAGCCACTACCCCTCCACTTTTTTAGTAAATGGATGAGGGATGGGGCTGAAGAAATGTAATCATGCTTTTTCTGTGGTAGACTGTCTCTTTGGCCATTGTATAACTGGGCACCTAAAGCCCTGACCTCTTACATTTCAGCACAGTGAAATAATTCCTTCCTCAGGAAACAGTGAGAGGGAGTCAGTGAGAGATCTGTCAGTTTGCCCACTAGAAAAGTGTAGCCTACAGACTGGACACTGGATAGCAGTGGCACCAAATAAGGGCATAAATAACACGTTTCTGGTAGAGATGGTATTACGTTTCATATTCAGAACACAGCCCGTTACCATTTCTTTCAGCATTTTATTGTGTTTAGTTATGCTCTGTGTCCAGTAAATTCTGATCCATGAcaatcatacatacatacacacattttGCCGATGACCTTGGAGAGTAACCCTCATTGGATCATGCAAACATTGTTTATCCATATAATTTTGCATGTCCATGCTCACAAATAGAAAGTAGTCCAGTTACATGGGTGGATTGGGTTGGTACATGATGGAAATCAACATGAGTTCTCAATCTTATAAATCTCAttagaaacacacacattcacacatgtaCAACAAATACTCTGTATAATCTGAAAATAAACATCTCTTTcttgctcacaaacacacagtaataaacagctgacacacacacacacacacacacacacacacacacacacacacacacacacacacacacacacacacacacacacacacacacacacacacacacacaaaaacatataTTAGCATTAGGGCTCTTTATTTTCCCCTCAAGTCCCCACATAGCCAGTTGTTCTAAAAACCTATTGACAACCCTGGGCTCAGTCAGTCCACTATCAGGCTGGACACATCCATCCCCTCCTCAGGTGCAGGTCTCCTGGTAGGCCCTTATAATGCTCTCATAAGCAGGAGGTGGGGTCTGTGTGGCATGGAACCCCCTCAGACTACTACTGCTCCAGAACAACTCGGGCCTTGGTGGGGTGGCAGCAGCCTGGGCTGCGGTTTGGTGGGCTGACCCAGCTGAAGTGGTCAGGGTTGGAGTGCGAGGCAACGTGGTCTGGCTCCCCTCCTCAGCTTCCCGGGCGATCTGGCTGCACTGGAGGAGTGGGTGAAAGGTGGACGCCCTGAAGCTGGGTTTGCGACCCAAAGGGTCAGCCTGGTCTGGGGAGGAGGCCTGGCGGTGGAAGCTGAAGGCAGCGCTAACCAGGCTGTTGTTGCTCCGCCGGTCGTAGCTGCTGTTGCGATTGAAGCCAGGCCGAGTGCGCGGGGAGGTGCGGGACGGGCGAGGTGGCCGGCGGGTGATACTGCCCGAGCCGGCCCTGCGACGGGACATCCAGGTCAGGACAACATAGACCAGCACCCCCAATAGGATGCCCACCGCAATGGACACACAGAAAGCTATGATCAGGGAgactgggaaggagagagagggaagggtccATTCATTATATCTTGGTTTAAGGGAGACATAGAGTAAGAGTTTTTGGACACCAAAGAGATTTATATGAAAAGACCTGTTCAAAACTCATTATCATCTAGCATCATCATTAGATATTCAATAGATACCTTCATGcttgtaaaaaatgttttttgccaCAGTAAAAAACTAAAACTGTAAAGTAAAGTAATAGTAAAAGTTATGTGGTTTATAGTCTGCTGAGGGAACGGTTTCAATCTGGAACCATACAAGATATGTACTGCCAAGCCCACAACAAGTCACTATCCTAACATCAACAGCGCTGTTATGATGATGAACTAATAGAACTCTGCTAAAATGGCACACCACAACCAAATAATCACAGTCCTTCCTCTATGGTGATTATGAGACCAAGTCCTCCAAAGCACAAAACTGATTACATCTCCTTCCCACAAAATAAAGATCAACATTTTGTTGTCTTTGACTTGCTCCCTGAGACGCTATGGTCACCATATGTGTCTCTCTGAAAAGAGAGAAAGGAACAGAGGACAAATCCCAGTGGACCACTGCCAGCTAAAGGAAATCAATTGCCTTTGGATACAGTTAGGTCTTATGAAGTGTAAAAGTACTCTGCTACCTCTACATAGTTTTTCATTGTCCTCTGTTGGAAAAgggaaaagcagacaagaagtcATCTGGAAATGACATTTGGGAGGAAGGAGGAAAAAACACTAACCAAGAGGAAGCTTTGCAATATTGCTGATTTTATGGGTCTGTTCTTGCCTTGCGTCTAAATACTAGTCTGTCAGGTCCGATAAATGCAGTTTTGAATGCATGTTTTCTTTTCCTGACAAAATATTCAAGTACTCTCATCGTCATTAAACCTATACATTCCAGTTAAAA
This portion of the Salvelinus fontinalis isolate EN_2023a chromosome 27, ASM2944872v1, whole genome shotgun sequence genome encodes:
- the myct1a gene encoding myc target protein 1 homolog isoform X2 — its product is MAENNTNLFLEILQSFDVVSLIIAFCVSIAVGILLGVLVYVVLTWMSRRRAGSGSITRRPPRPSRTSPRTRPGFNRNSSYDRRSNNSLVSAAFSFHRQASSPDQADPLGRKPSFRASTFHPLLQCSQIAREAEEGSQTTLPRTPTLTTSAGSAHQTAAQAAATPPRPELFWSSSSLRGFHATQTPPPAYESIIRAYQETCT
- the myct1a gene encoding myc target protein 1 homolog isoform X1, with protein sequence MHNILLFFSDSAEKVMAENNTNLFLEILQSFDVVSLIIAFCVSIAVGILLGVLVYVVLTWMSRRRAGSGSITRRPPRPSRTSPRTRPGFNRNSSYDRRSNNSLVSAAFSFHRQASSPDQADPLGRKPSFRASTFHPLLQCSQIAREAEEGSQTTLPRTPTLTTSAGSAHQTAAQAAATPPRPELFWSSSSLRGFHATQTPPPAYESIIRAYQETCT